In Mobula hypostoma chromosome 10, sMobHyp1.1, whole genome shotgun sequence, a single genomic region encodes these proteins:
- the gla gene encoding alpha-galactosidase A produces MELRRCGRLLGLLTAVSALLRGTRGLENGLARTPVMGWLHWERFLCNVDCRSDPHNCISEQLYMQMADVMAAEGWKDVGYEYVCIDDCWLAPRRDANNRLQPDPLRFPSGIKHLADYVHSKGLKLGIYQDVGTHTCAGYPGSYGFYELDAQTFAEWGVDLLKFDGCNFINLDMLIEGYKNMSLALNRTGRSIVYSCEWPLYLWPFVQPNYTDIRNHCNQWRNYIDISDSWSSVKSIISWTATHQNLIQPVAGPGGWNDPDMLVIGNFGLSKDQQVTQMVLWAIMAAPLLMSNDLRNLNPESKALLQNRFVIAINQDPLGIQGHRVTKQGNFDLWSRPLAGRGFAYAIINWAEIGGPQKFPIVMFGLDEGKACKEKCLVTEILPDVQFRGIKSPSSVVDFWVNPSGTVLFTVFPHSSKPSLKVQSPRHSRRHRVRL; encoded by the exons ATGGAGCTGAGGCGTTGCGGCCGGCTGCTCGGTTTGCTGACCGCCGTGTCGGCGCTGCTCCGGGGAACCCGGGGACTGGAGAACGGGCTGGCCCGGACCCCGGTCATGGGCTGGCTGCACTGGGAGAGGTTCCTGTGTAATGTCGACTGCCGGAGCGATCCCCACAACTGCATCAG CGAGCAACTCTACATGCAGATGGCTGACGTCATGGCAGCGGAGGGCTGGAAGGACGTTGGCTACGAGTACGTCTGCATCGATGACTGCTGGCTGGCACCCAGGCGGGATGCTAACAATCGCCTGCAGCCTGACCCCCTGCGCTTCCCCAGTGGGATAAAACACCTGGCTGACTAT GTGCACTCTAAAGGCCTGAAGCTGGGCATCTATCAGGATGTGGGCACCCATACCTGTGCCGGATATCCAGGCAGTTATGGCTTCTACGAGCTGGATGCTCAGACCTTTGCGGAGTGGGGCGTGGACCTGCTGAAGTTTGATGGCTGCAATTTCATTAACTTAGACATGCTGATTGAAG GTTACAAGAACATGTCACTGGCCTTGAATCGGACGGGGCGAAGTATTGTGTACTCCTGTGAGTGGCCTTTATACCTCTGGCCTTTTGTGCAG CCCAATTACACGGACATCAGGAATCACTGCAACCAGTGGAGGAACTATATCGATATCAGTGACTCATGGAGCTCGGTGAAAAGCATCATTAGCTGGACAGCCACACATCAGAATCTGATTCAGCCTGTGGCAGGACCTGGTGGCTGGAACGACCCGGATATG CTTGTCATTGGTAACTTTGGTCTGAGCAAGGACCAGCAGGTGACCCAGATGGTACTGTGGGCCATCATGGCGGCCCCTCTGCTGATGTCAAATGACCTTCGCAACCTCAACCCCGAGTCCAAGGCTCTGCTTCAGAACCGATTTGTCATCGCCATTAACCAGGACCCTCTGGGAATCCAAGGTCATCGAGTGACCAAG CAAGGTAACTTCGATCTGTGGTCACGGCCGCTGGCGGGCAGGGGCTTCGCGTATGCCATCATCAACTGGGCAGAGATTGGTGGTCCGCAAAAGTTCCCCATCGTCATGTTCGGACTGGACGAGGGCAAAGCCTGTAAGGAGAAATGCCTGGTCACAGAGATCCTGCCTGACGTCCAGTTCCGGGGAATCAAGAGCCCGTCGTCTGTGGTGGACTTCTGGGTGAACCCCAGCGGCACCGTCCTCTTCACCGTTTTCCCCCACAGCTCGAAGCCGTCACTCAAGGTGCAGTCGCCGCGGCACAGTCGCAGACATAGAGTGAGGTTGTGA